From a single Saccharomyces kudriavzevii IFO 1802 strain IFO1802 genome assembly, chromosome: 15 genomic region:
- the INO4 gene encoding Ino4p (similar to Saccharomyces cerevisiae INO4 (YOL108C); ancestral locus Anc_3.75), which translates to MTNDIKGIQAIQPDLSDIKEVKAELVNVKKRKRRTKKINKLTDGQIRINHVSSEKKRRELERAIFDELVAVVPDLQPQESRSELIIYLKSLSYLSWLYERNERLREEIVTKRVTRSGSSNSGAVEQQNGDLYDLIPKELIWELGNEKNGQ; encoded by the coding sequence ATGACGAACGATATTAAGGGAATACAAGCGATACAGCCGGACTTGTCTGACATCAAGGAAGTCAAGGCTGAACTGGTGAAtgtgaagaaaaggaagcgCAGAACAAAGAAGATCAATAAGTTGACTGATGGTCAAATACGTATAAATCACGTGTCAtcagagaagaaaagaagagagtTGGAAAGAGCGATATTCGATGAATTAGTGGCCGTGGTACCTGACCTACAACCGCAAGAGAGTCGATCAGAACTAATcatatatttgaaaagcttAAGTTATCTAAGCTGGCTGtatgaaagaaatgaaagGCTGAGAGAGGAAATCGTGACCAAGCGTGTGACAAGATCtggcagcagcaacagcgGCGCTGTGGAACAGCAAAACGGAGACCTCTATGATCTGATACCGAAGGAATTAATATGGGAGCTaggtaatgaaaaaaatggtcaATAA
- the WSC3 gene encoding Wsc3p (similar to Saccharomyces cerevisiae WSC2 (YNL283C) and WSC3 (YOL105C); ancestral locus Anc_3.78): MRRVWLTKSFMLLSLFFQYLIGLVSAEFNYEGCYNAEDVQSGGLSLKNSYLYQSVSYCQNECPGSAVVALFNGSDCYCGNSVTFLNSLTKSTDSNCNSKCSGWPYQMCGGSSYVNVYINAEISVSSIESSSSIKTFDPSSTHSSTLEQISSNLKRTSSSTKSSTTSSVSTATTSTTISSSFSTATSSASTTTSSTTSYTFTSSSSTTSTFSFSTTSSTFSAVSASSPTMESSSSKSTTLISRISSSSSALMSSSSSSSALPTSTMASTISSTSSKISIVTSVELITSMVTKAVVSTSDQHQETIFITTTSVVERTSAVATADSLSNKSNSNHKKSLSGGAIAGIVIGVVIGVISIILILLFLLWRRRKSEDPLDLEETKHYQPYSFGDADANPVRPPPPSGAANWMRHSRGNTAGSIGTSNVYGLSLSNGANYSSPSSNTSGSVVNNLSGLQDATVQTQNLPSTVFEEADTLNSASERFSANSLPDMMMSRPLQVVNPDDPELSSTASHHRA; this comes from the coding sequence ATGCGAAGAGTATGGCTTACTAAATCATTTATGCTTTtaagtttattttttcaatatctcATAGGACTAGTTAGTGCCGAGTTCAATTATGAAGGTTGCTATAACGCCGAAGATGTTCAGTCTGGCGGATTATCTCTCAAAAACTCATATCTATATCAATCAGTTTCTTATTGTCAAAATGAATGTCCTGGCTCTGCTGTGGTGGCATTATTCAATGGATCAGACTGTTATTGCGGTAATTCCGTAACCTTTTTGAACTCACTGACTAAATCGACAGACTCGAATTGTAATTCTAAATGCTCTGGCTGGCCCTACCAAATGTGCGGCGGATCATCTTATGTGAACGTGTACATCAATGCTGAGATTTCTGTTTCATCTATTGAATCTTCATCTAGCATAAAAACATTTGATCCTTCATCAACTCATTCAAGCACACTCGAACAAATTTCCTCAAACCTCAAAAGAACATCGTCAAGCACAAAGAGTTCCACCACTTCTTCTGTATCTACCGCAACGACTTCTACCACTATTTCTTCGTCCTTCAGTACGGCAACGTCTTCTGCGTCTACCACCACATCATCTACCACTTCTTATACCTTTACGTCTAGCTCTTCTACTACCTCTACTTTTAGCTTTTCTACTACTTCCTCGACCTTTTCTGCCGTTTCAGCTTCGTCGCCTACCATGGAATCTTCCTCATCTAAAAGTACTACGTTGATTAGTcgtatttcttcttcctcttccgCCCTGATGTCAAGCTCTTCGAGCAGTAGCGCTTTACCAACTTCAACAATGGCTTCAACGATTTCCAGTACGTCGTcgaaaatatcaatagTTACCTCAGTTGAACTGATAACTAGCATGGTGACAAAAGCAGTTGTGAGTACTTCTGATCAACACCAAGAAACAATATTTATTACGACGACATCAGTAGTAGAAAGAACATCTGCGGTAGCTACGGCGGACTCCTTAAGTAATAAATCTAATTCGAATCACAAAAAGAGTCTCAGTGGTGGAGCAATTGCGGGTATTGTTATTGGTGTTGTGATTGGTGTGATTTCTatcattttgattttgcttttcctACTATGGAGAAGACGCAAATCGGAGGATCCATTAGATCTGGAAGAAACGAAACATTATCAACCCTACTCGTTTGGCGATGCGGATGCAAACCCAGTAAGACCACCTCCCCCTTCTGGTGCAGCAAACTGGATGAGACATTCAAGAGGTAATACCGCGGGTTCTATCGGCACGAGTAATGTGTATGGTTTATCCTTGAGTAATGGTGCGAATTATAGTAGTCCCAGTTCAAACACTAGTGGAAGCGTTGTTAACAACTTATCAGGGTTGCAAGATGCTACGGTCCAGACACAAAATCTTCCATCAACAGTATTCGAAGAGGCAGATACATTGAATAGTGCAAGCGAAAGGTTCAGTGCCAATTCTCTACCTGACATGATGATGAGCAGACCTTTGCAAGTGGTAAATCCTGATGATCCTGAATTGTCTAGTACCGCATCTCATCACCGAGCGTGA
- the NDJ1 gene encoding Ndj1p (similar to Saccharomyces cerevisiae NDJ1 (YOL104C); ancestral locus Anc_3.82), with translation MSKNKGSAGIRLQSVGSCTENYIEFQDLKLQSLQEKSDYLPLENFMLSTCPPMFRDYRSYVLIIYCLNQVELVTDLQDSTKCRYSLQIFKDCQLSSLVQKDFVHYFNFSKNKEKDDGDDSDITLTNVANNHLIRMSIIPKVCAFDKHSSKTYKLILEYVNRFETVLTKFSPEKDYIKVFFNWLKLIESFTELIFHDLLIKWQQWLELTQPGSRVQLSIPIVLKELIGKLTQKYFTFQNSNNNSVDAFTTLLLDKNSLNLLDLSSEAQKYKLNFGLWLDCQNGILIFTNGIIRMSDEITDERLKSFVKPAHVLVLEDHPSDEIVKKLMFFVFSAILHCFADEVLEC, from the coding sequence ATGAGCAAGAATAAGGGATCAGCTGGTATTCGACTACAATCGGTGGGGTCATGCACTGAAAATTACATAGAATTTCAGGATCTGAAACTACAAAGTCTGCAGGAGAAATCCGATTATTTGCCACTGGAAAACTTCATGTTAAGCACTTGTCCACCAATGTTTAGAGATTATCGAAGCTACGTTTTGATAATATACTGTTTGAATCAAGTAGAGCTGGTCACAGATTTGCAGGACTCTACAAAATGTCGTTACTCATTGcaaatattcaaagattGCCAACTGAGTTCCTTGGTTCAGAAGGACTTCGTACATTATTTCAACTTCagcaaaaataaagagaaaGATGATGGCGATGATAGTGATATCACCCTGACTAATGTAGCCAATAATCATTTAATAAGGATGTCTATTATTCCCAAAGTCTGCGCCTTCGACAAACACAGCTCCAAAACTTATAAGTTGATTTTGGAATATGTAAATCGGTTTGAAACAGTCTTAACCAAGTTTTCCCCGGAAAAGGATTATATTAAGGTATTTTTTAACTGGCTCAAACTCATTGAGTCATTCACGGAACTAATTTTCCATGACTTACTGATCAAGTGGCAACAATGGTTGGAATTAACTCAACCAGGTAGCAGGGTTCAACTGAGTATCCCCAtcgttttgaaagaactcATAGGGAAGCTCACACAAAAGTACtttacttttcaaaactcAAACAACAATTCGGTCGATGCATTCACAACACTATTACTTGATAAAAATTCCTTGAATCTCCTAGATCTTTCCAGCGAAGCCCAGAAATACAAATTAAATTTCGGATTATGGCTGGACTGCCAGAACGGTATTTTAATTTTCACTAATGGCATTATCCGTATGTCAGATGAGATTACGGATGAACGACTGAAATCATTCGTTAAGCCAGCGCATGTTTTGGTATTGGAAGATCATCCTAGCGATGAAATCGTGAAGAAACTAAtgtttttcgttttttctGCAATATTGCATTGTTTTGCTGATGAGGTTTTGGAATGTTAA
- the ITR2 gene encoding myo-inositol transporter ITR2 (similar to Saccharomyces cerevisiae ITR1 (YDR497C) and ITR2 (YOL103W); ancestral locus Anc_3.84), whose product MKSSIAATSRWTKGRFSNFFSSPADNSDVGASSTDQSSAQGEELHHRKHCEEENDGKRSKKSHVSTSTMQIQNRRDEYEYEDEDEDEDNGRIVIKPVNDEDDTSVIITFNQSISPFIITLTFVASISGFMFGYDTGYISSALISINKDLDNKVLTYGEKEIITAATSLGALITSIGAGTAADVFGRRPCLMFSNLMFLIGAILQITAHRFWQMAAGRLIMGFGVGIGSLISPLFISEIAPKMIRGRLTVINSLWLTGGQLIAYGCGAGLNHVKNGWRILVGLSLIPTVLQFSFFCFLPDTPRYYVMKGDLERAKMVLKRSYVNTEDEIIDQKVDELASLNQSIPGKNAIVRFWNMVKKLHTEPSNFRALIIGCGLQAIQQFTGWNSLMYFSGTIFETVGFKNSSAVSIIVSGTNFVFTLIAFFCIDKIGRRYILLIGLPGMTMALVVCAIAFHFLGIKFDGASAVVASAGFSSWGIVIIIFIIVYAAFYALGIGTVPWQQSELFPQNVRGVGTSYATATNWAGSLVIASTFLTMLQNITPTGTFAFFAAVACLSTVFCYFCYPELSGLELEEVQTILKDGFNIKASKALAKKRKQQVAKGVAHHKLKFEPTQEIVES is encoded by the coding sequence ATGAAGAGTTCGATAGCTGCTACTTCCCGATGGACCAAGGGCCGTTTCTCtaacttcttttcctccCCGGCTGACAACAGCGATGTGGGGGCCTCCTCAACTGATCAATCTTCCGCACAAGGAGAGGAACTGCATCATAGGAAACACtgtgaagaagaaaatgatggtAAGAGATCAAAAAAGTCTCATGTATCTACTTCTACGATGCAAATACAAAATAGGCGGGATGAATACGaatatgaagatgaagatgaagatgaagataatgGTCGGATTGTCATCAAACCAGtcaatgatgaagacgataCATCGGTGATTATAACATTTAATCAGTCGATCTCTCCTTTCATTATCACTTTGACATTCGTTGCCTCCATCTCCGGGTTCATGTTTGGTTATGATACTGGTTATATATCGAGCGCGTTGATTTCCATCAATAAAGACTTAGACAACAAAGTGTTGACATATggtgaaaaagaaataattaCGGCCGCCACTTCCCTGGGCGCTTTGATTACGAGTATCGGAGCTGGTACTGCCGCTGATGTGTTCGGCAGAAGGCCATGTTTAATGTTTTCCAACCTGATGTTTTTGATCGGGGCAATCCTACAAATTACAGCCCATAGATTTTGGCAAATGGCCGCGGGTAGATTGATCATGGGGTTTGGGGTGGGTATTGGTTCTTTAATATCGCCCCTCTTCATTAGTGAAATTGCACCTAAGATGATCAGAGGTAGGCTGACCGTCATAAATTCGTTATGGCTGACTGGTGGTCAATTGATTGCCTATGGTTGTGGTGCAGGTCTGAACCACGTCAAGAATGGTTGGAGAATTTTAGTCGGTTTATCTCTGATACCTACTGTCTTacaattttcattcttttgttttttacCTGATACGCCAAGATATTACGTTATGAAAGGTGACTTGGAGAGGGCTAAAATGGTTCTTAAGCGGAGTTATGTGAACACTGAAGATGAGATAATCGATCAAAAGGTCGACGAATTGGCTAGCCTGAACCAATCGATACCAGGAAAAAACGCGATAGTAAGATTTTGGAATATGGTGAAGAAACTGCATACGGAACCCTCAAATTTCAGAGCTTTGATTATTGGTTGTGGTCTACAAGCCATTCAACAATTTACTGGTTGGAACTCTTTGATGTATTTCTCAGGTACAATCTTTGAAACCGTAGGATTTAAAAACTCTTCTGCCGTCTCTATCATTGTTTCAGGTActaattttgttttcacACTAATAGCATTTTTCTGCATCGATAAAATCGGCCGTAGATATATTTTACTGATCGGATTACCTGGAATGACCATGGCGTTGGTTGTATGCGCCATAGCCTTTCATTTCTTGGGTATCAAGTTCGATGGTGCTAGTGCAGTTGTGGCGTCTGCAGGATTTTCATCTTGGGGGattgtcattatcattttcattatcgtTTATGCCGCATTTTATGCTCTGGGTATTGGTACTGTTCCATGGCAACAATCGGAATTATTTCCGCAGAATGTTAGAGGTGTAGGGACTTCGTATGCGACTGCTACCAACTGGGCAGGTTCTTTGGTCATTGCATCTACTTTTTTGACTATGTTACAAAATATTACGCCAACGGGTACGTTTGCATTCTTTGCTGCTGTGGCATGCTTATCAACGGTTTTTTGTTACTTCTGTTATCCTGAGCTATCAGGACTGGAACTAGAAGAAGTTCAAACAATTCTGAAGGACGGATTCAATATCAAAGCTTCTAAAGCTTTGGctaaaaagagaaaacagCAAGTGGCCAAAGGTGTTGCCCATCATAAACTTAAGTTCGAACCTACCCAGGAAATCGTAGAAAGTTGA
- the TPT1 gene encoding tRNA 2'-phosphotransferase (similar to Saccharomyces cerevisiae TPT1 (YOL102C); ancestral locus Anc_3.88): MVQATQKDKRDIQISKALSYLLRHAAIKENLTIESNGYTPVAELLTHNRLKTHKCTLNDIHRIVKENDKQRFHIKTSETGEEWICATQGHSIKSIQPSDEVLIPITELSQLPQELIHGTSLQSTIKIFKSGAILPMGRNHVHLSPGMLHAKGVISGMRSSSTVYIFIDCHFPSFFQDLKLFRSLNNVYLSSKISIQLIEKVVIRGNLKDEENVSILKRILQEKNIPLEKM; encoded by the coding sequence ATGGTGCAAGCAACGCAGAAAGATAAAAGAGATATACAGATTTCCAAAGCTTTATCATATCTACTGCGACACGCAGCtataaaggaaaatttAACTATCGAATCAAATGGCTATACTCCAGTGGCAGAGCTATTGACCCATAATAGATTAAAAACCCACAAATGTACACTAAATGATATTCATCGCATtgttaaagaaaatgacaaaCAGCGTTTCCATATAAAAACATCAGAAACCGGCGAAGAATGGATCTGTGCCACCCAGGGACATTCAATCAAATCTATTCAACCATCGGATGAGGTTCTTATACCAATTACTGAATTATCACAGCTACCACAGGAACTGATTCATGGAACAAGTCTCCAGTCAACCATAAAGATTTTTAAATCAGGTGCGATATTACCGATGGGCAGAAACCATGTCCATTTATCGCCAGGGATGTTACATGCGAAGGGCGTTATTAGTGGAATGAGGTCCTCGAGTACTGTCTACATTTTCATCGACTGccattttccttcattttttcaagatttaaAACTGTTTAGATCGCTTAATAACGTTTACCTGAGCAGTAAGATCTCTATTCaattaattgaaaaagttgtCATCAGGGGAAACTTGAAGgacgaagaaaatgtaAGCATCCTAAAAAGAATActgcaagaaaagaatatacctttggaaaaaatgtaG
- the IZH4 gene encoding Izh4p (similar to Saccharomyces cerevisiae IZH1 (YDR492W) and IZH4 (YOL101C); ancestral locus Anc_3.90), with protein sequence MASLTTVEQSPAKCKTTTEKGNGTGETTNSNVDAETKEIKKGFPFHDLAKWQQQYRNKSSRNESLVALIYLLGSMSSFCLLIFFTDFYLIPLFPTTTTMTDYIVFNFYLLNVFVFCMVHFVYHFIKNISLQQHLEHWQKFSYLSNINLLISSQITILYYLFYDYVFFFKIFTLLMNFIGLVAYFFILTDKLNSSKRFNKTVFFISVSVVCCSLPLLTAIITFDGLENLKERIKVKAITCELVALVAASIIYVTRFPESLFRRNKKEESWNHSEYLFHLVISGTAFYHFFILIQSYILMHSSLNQPELINFKS encoded by the coding sequence ATGGCCTCATTAACTACAGTAGAGCAGAGCCCAGCCAAATGCAAGACAACCACGGAAAAGGGCAATGGAACTGGGGAAACTACCAATTCTAATGTAGATGCAGagacaaaagaaataaaaaaaggttttCCATTCCATGATTTGGCCAAATGGCAACAGCAGTATCGAAATAAATCCAGTAGGAATGAGTCATTGGTAGCACTGATATATCTCTTGGGCTCAATGTCGTCTTTTTGTCTACTTATATTTTTCACAGATTTTTACCTGATACCTTTGTTCCCAACCACCACAACAATGACGGATTATATCGTATTCAATTTTTACTTATTGAATGTTTTTGTATTCTGTATGGTACATTTCGTCTATCATTTTATTAAGAACATTTCTTTACAGCAACACCTCGAACATTGGCAGAAGTTTTCGTATTTATCAAACATCAATCTTTTGATATCTTCACAAATCACAATACTCTATTATCTATTCTACGATTAtgtgtttttcttcaagatttttaCTCTTCTGATGAATTTCATAGGGCTAGTggcatattttttcatcttaaCCGATAAACTCAACTCCTCTAAAAGATTTAATAAAAcggttttcttcatttcaGTATCAGTGGTTTGTTGTTCTTTACCGTTATTAACCGCGATCATCACATTCGATGGTTTAGAAAAtctaaaagaaagaataaaagtGAAGGCGATCACTTGCGAACTTGTAGCATTGGTGGCAGCATCGATAATTTATGTAACCAGATTTCCGGAATCGTTGTTCAGACGAAATAAGAAGGAGGAAAGTTGGAATCATTCAGAGTACCTATTTCATCTCGTTATTTCTGGCACTGCTTTTTaccatttctttattttgattCAATCCTATATCTTGATGCATTCAAGTCTGAATCAGCCTGAACTAATTAATTTCAAGTCGTAG